In one window of Halomarina pelagica DNA:
- a CDS encoding Hsp20/alpha crystallin family protein: MGPRDRDDRDPFDDIFRELSRMMNDMMGDDVGVHVQGNDAGFGDDVHITTQQDDERVYVVADLPGVEKDAIDIKCDGRTLTIAAATDHREYEERLRLPVRVDEHSANATFKNGILEVIFERADSSANINLE; the protein is encoded by the coding sequence ATGGGACCTCGTGACAGGGACGACAGGGACCCCTTCGACGACATCTTCCGGGAACTGAGTCGAATGATGAACGATATGATGGGCGACGACGTGGGCGTACACGTGCAGGGTAACGACGCCGGCTTCGGCGACGACGTCCACATCACCACCCAGCAGGACGACGAGCGCGTCTACGTCGTCGCGGACCTGCCGGGCGTGGAGAAGGACGCGATCGACATCAAGTGCGACGGCCGCACGCTCACCATCGCGGCCGCGACCGACCACCGCGAGTACGAGGAGCGCCTCCGCCTCCCGGTGCGCGTCGACGAGCACTCCGCGAACGCGACGTTCAAGAACGGCATCCTCGAAGTGATCTTCGAGCGCGCCGACTCCTCGGCCAACATCAACCTGGAGTAA
- a CDS encoding HVO_0476 family zinc finger protein: MSEPGQQVAVPCPACSPDLETAHEVLSSGGGGQTLTVRCAECGHTHKATIEEERTVERDVIVSQEGESFSTRVEAPADEVVAVGEEFIVDTEEALMTVRITSLEVGDERRAERAPASEVETFWTRAVDNVQVPVTLNPRDGRRDETRSLKLLLPGDHEFVVGATETFGDEEFTVKSIRLRHDARGYDHDQLRHRGDAAIAKDVKRLYADDETSDAWSAW, encoded by the coding sequence ATGAGCGAACCAGGCCAGCAGGTGGCCGTCCCGTGTCCGGCGTGCTCGCCGGACCTCGAGACGGCCCACGAGGTGCTCTCGTCGGGCGGGGGCGGACAGACGCTGACCGTCCGCTGCGCCGAGTGCGGGCACACCCACAAGGCGACGATCGAGGAGGAGCGGACCGTCGAGCGCGACGTGATCGTCTCCCAGGAGGGCGAGTCGTTCAGCACGCGCGTCGAAGCCCCCGCGGACGAGGTCGTCGCCGTCGGCGAGGAGTTCATCGTCGACACCGAGGAGGCGCTGATGACCGTCCGCATCACGAGCCTCGAGGTGGGCGACGAGCGGCGCGCCGAGCGAGCGCCCGCGAGCGAGGTCGAGACGTTCTGGACCCGCGCGGTCGACAACGTGCAGGTCCCCGTGACGCTCAACCCGCGGGACGGCCGCCGCGACGAGACGCGGAGCCTGAAGCTGCTCCTCCCGGGGGACCACGAGTTCGTCGTCGGCGCGACCGAGACCTTCGGCGACGAGGAGTTCACCGTGAAGTCCATCCGCCTCCGCCACGACGCCCGCGGGTACGACCACGATCAACTCAGACACCGCGGCGACGCCGCCATCGCGAAGGACGTGAAGCGGCTGTACGCCGACGACGAGACCAGCGACGCCTGGTCCGCGTGGTAG
- a CDS encoding aminopeptidase produces the protein MSDDSPLAAPARTAIEQCMGLRDDESCLVVTDDGREAIGEALLAAAREVTGDAVIVRYPPGDQHGEEPPRPVAAAMRNADVVLAPTTKSLSHTRARRQATESGARVATLPGVTEEVFVTGLDADYDSIASHCRAVYDQVAGAEEIRVTAPAGTDITFYPGGRAWLQDTGIVHEQSAFSNLPAGETFVSPESADGTYVVDGTMMPYGRLEEGQTLEFEVEDGVVTHIGDDEIREQVEAAAEEVGEDAYNLAELGIGTNVAVTELVGSVLLDEKAAGTVHVALGDDAGIGGDVEAPLHLDGIVTEPTVYADGEEIDLPRP, from the coding sequence ATGAGCGACGACTCCCCCCTCGCCGCCCCGGCGAGGACGGCCATCGAACAGTGCATGGGGCTGCGGGACGACGAGTCGTGCCTCGTCGTGACGGACGACGGGCGCGAGGCGATCGGCGAGGCGCTACTCGCGGCCGCCCGCGAGGTAACCGGCGACGCCGTGATCGTCCGCTACCCGCCGGGCGACCAGCACGGCGAGGAGCCGCCGCGGCCGGTCGCGGCCGCGATGCGGAACGCGGACGTGGTGCTCGCGCCGACGACCAAGAGCCTGAGCCACACCCGCGCCCGTCGGCAGGCGACGGAATCCGGCGCGCGCGTCGCCACCCTCCCGGGCGTCACCGAGGAGGTGTTCGTGACCGGTCTGGACGCCGATTACGACTCCATCGCGAGCCACTGCCGGGCCGTCTACGACCAGGTCGCCGGGGCCGAGGAGATCCGCGTCACCGCCCCCGCGGGGACGGACATCACGTTCTACCCCGGCGGGCGCGCCTGGCTCCAGGACACCGGCATCGTCCACGAGCAGAGCGCGTTCTCGAACCTCCCCGCGGGCGAGACGTTCGTCAGCCCCGAGTCGGCCGACGGCACCTACGTCGTGGACGGCACGATGATGCCCTACGGACGGCTGGAGGAGGGCCAGACCCTCGAGTTCGAGGTCGAGGACGGCGTCGTCACGCACATCGGCGACGACGAGATCCGCGAGCAGGTCGAGGCCGCCGCCGAGGAGGTGGGCGAGGACGCCTACAACCTCGCCGAGCTGGGCATCGGGACGAACGTGGCCGTCACCGAGCTGGTCGGGAGCGTCCTGCTCGACGAGAAGGCCGCCGGGACGGTCCACGTCGCGCTCGGCGACGACGCTGGCATCGGCGGCGACGTCGAGGCCCCGCTCCACCTCGACGGCATCGTCACCGAGCCGACGGTGTACGCCGACGGCGAGGAGATCGACCTCCCGCGGCCGTAG
- the tuf gene encoding translation elongation factor EF-1 subunit alpha has translation MSDKPHQNLAVIGHVDHGKSTMVGRLLFETGSVPEHVIEQYREEAEEKGKGGFEFAYVMDNLAEERERGVTIDIAHQEFDTDNYYFTIVDCPGHRDFVKNMITGASQADNAVLVVAADDGVAPQTQEHVFLARTLGIGELIVAVNKMDLVDYDEDKYRAVVDDVKKLLQQVRFDTDDASFIPTSAFEGDNVSDKSDNTSWYDGPTLLEALNNLPEPSEPTDAPLRLPIQDVYTISGIGTVPVGRVETGILETGTNVSFQPSDVSGEVKTIEMHHEEVPEARPGDNVGFNVRGIGKDDIRRGDVCGPAEDPPKVAETFQAQIVVMQHPSVITAGYTPVFHAHTAQVACTIESIDKKLDPASGEVAEENPDFIQSGDAAVVTVRPQKPLSIEPSSEIPELGSFAVRDMGQTIAAGKVLSVQER, from the coding sequence ATGAGCGACAAACCCCACCAGAACTTGGCCGTCATCGGCCACGTCGACCACGGGAAGAGTACGATGGTCGGGCGACTCCTGTTCGAGACAGGGAGCGTACCCGAGCACGTCATCGAGCAGTACCGCGAGGAAGCCGAGGAGAAGGGCAAGGGCGGCTTCGAGTTCGCCTACGTGATGGACAACCTCGCGGAGGAGCGCGAGCGCGGCGTCACCATCGACATCGCCCACCAGGAGTTCGACACGGACAACTACTACTTCACGATCGTCGACTGTCCGGGTCACCGCGACTTCGTGAAGAACATGATCACGGGCGCGAGCCAGGCCGACAACGCCGTGCTCGTGGTGGCGGCCGACGACGGCGTCGCGCCCCAGACCCAGGAGCACGTCTTCCTGGCGCGCACGCTCGGCATCGGCGAACTCATCGTCGCGGTCAACAAGATGGACCTCGTCGACTACGACGAGGACAAGTACCGCGCGGTCGTCGACGACGTGAAGAAGCTCCTCCAGCAGGTCCGCTTCGACACGGACGACGCGAGCTTCATCCCGACCTCGGCGTTCGAGGGCGACAACGTCTCCGACAAGAGCGACAACACGTCCTGGTACGACGGGCCGACGCTCCTCGAGGCGCTTAACAACCTCCCGGAGCCGTCCGAGCCGACGGACGCGCCGCTGCGCCTGCCGATCCAGGACGTCTACACCATCTCCGGCATCGGGACCGTCCCCGTCGGCCGCGTCGAGACGGGCATCCTCGAGACGGGCACGAACGTCTCGTTCCAGCCCTCGGACGTGAGCGGCGAGGTCAAGACCATCGAGATGCACCACGAGGAGGTGCCCGAGGCCCGCCCCGGCGACAACGTCGGGTTCAACGTCCGTGGCATCGGCAAGGACGACATCCGCCGCGGGGACGTGTGCGGTCCGGCGGAGGACCCGCCGAAGGTCGCAGAGACCTTCCAGGCCCAGATCGTCGTGATGCAGCACCCCTCGGTCATCACCGCGGGCTACACGCCGGTCTTCCACGCCCACACCGCGCAGGTCGCCTGTACGATCGAGTCCATCGACAAGAAGCTCGACCCGGCGAGCGGTGAGGTCGCAGAGGAGAACCCCGACTTCATCCAGTCCGGCGACGCGGCGGTCGTCACCGTCCGTCCGCAGAAGCCGCTGAGCATCGAGCCGTCCTCGGAGATCCCGGAACTCGGGAGCTTCGCGGTGCGCGACATGGGCCAGACCATCGCCGCCGGCAAGGTCCTCAGCGTCCAGGAACGATAG
- a CDS encoding type II glyceraldehyde-3-phosphate dehydrogenase has product MIKVGINGYGTIGKRVADAVALQPDMELVGVAKTRPNFEAETAVAKGYPLYAAVEERLPGFDEAGIDVAGGVEELVEAADVVVDACPSGIGAENKSTYEEHDTPALYQGGESADLVDASFNARGNYSEAEGADHVRVVSCNTTGLSRLLAPLQEAYGVQKARVTLVRRGGDPGQTGRGPINDILPNPVTLPSHHGPDVNTIFPDLNIDTLGMKVPATLMHTHSVNVQLDAAPAAEEVRDLLADESRLFLVPASYDVDGAGKLKEFAMDRGRPRGDIWENCIWEESITVEDGVAPAGRDGDGGTAGADLYLFQAIHQESDVVPENVDAIRAVLGAADADESVATTDEALGMGF; this is encoded by the coding sequence ATGATCAAGGTCGGCATCAACGGCTACGGCACGATCGGAAAGCGCGTCGCGGACGCGGTCGCCCTCCAGCCCGACATGGAACTCGTCGGCGTCGCCAAGACCCGCCCGAACTTCGAGGCGGAGACGGCCGTCGCGAAGGGCTACCCGCTGTACGCCGCCGTCGAGGAGCGCTTGCCCGGGTTCGACGAGGCGGGCATCGACGTCGCGGGCGGCGTCGAGGAACTCGTCGAGGCGGCCGACGTCGTGGTGGACGCCTGCCCCTCCGGCATCGGTGCGGAGAACAAGTCGACGTACGAGGAGCACGACACGCCCGCGCTCTACCAGGGCGGCGAGAGCGCCGACCTCGTCGACGCCTCGTTCAACGCCCGCGGGAACTACAGCGAGGCGGAGGGCGCGGATCACGTCCGCGTCGTCTCCTGCAACACGACCGGGCTCTCGCGGCTGCTCGCCCCGCTGCAGGAGGCCTACGGCGTGCAGAAGGCGCGCGTCACGCTCGTCCGCCGCGGCGGCGACCCCGGCCAGACCGGGCGCGGACCGATCAACGACATCCTCCCGAACCCCGTCACGCTGCCCTCCCACCACGGGCCGGACGTGAACACGATCTTCCCCGACCTGAACATCGACACGCTCGGGATGAAGGTGCCCGCGACGCTCATGCACACCCACAGCGTGAACGTCCAGTTGGACGCCGCCCCGGCCGCGGAGGAGGTGCGCGACCTGCTCGCCGACGAGTCGCGGCTCTTCCTCGTGCCCGCCTCCTACGACGTCGACGGCGCGGGCAAGCTGAAGGAGTTCGCGATGGACCGGGGTCGCCCGCGCGGCGACATCTGGGAGAACTGCATCTGGGAGGAGTCGATCACCGTCGAGGACGGCGTCGCGCCGGCCGGCCGGGACGGGGACGGCGGGACCGCCGGGGCGGACCTCTACCTCTTTCAGGCCATCCACCAGGAGTCCGACGTGGTGCCGGAGAACGTCGACGCGATCCGCGCCGTGCTCGGCGCGGCCGACGCCGACGAGAGCGTGGCGACGACCGACGAGGCCCTCGGAATGGGGTTCTGA
- a CDS encoding amino acid-binding protein translates to MSDDVVRAYTVRLELVDEPGELLNALGPISRNSGNLLSIFHERGNLTPRGRIPVEVDLEATPERFDQIVADLRAAGVNVIQAGPERYGEELTVLLVGDLVETDLSDTLSRLETCTSASVADVTLTAADGTDNASSARLRLATQAGEAEHVLETVRDLADEKGLTVIEPLTPGGAK, encoded by the coding sequence ATGAGCGACGACGTGGTTCGGGCGTACACCGTGCGCCTCGAACTCGTCGACGAGCCCGGCGAGCTGCTGAACGCGCTGGGGCCGATATCCCGAAACAGCGGCAACCTCCTCTCGATATTCCACGAGCGCGGCAACCTCACGCCTCGCGGGCGCATCCCCGTCGAGGTGGACCTCGAAGCGACGCCCGAGCGCTTCGACCAGATAGTAGCGGACCTTCGCGCCGCCGGGGTGAACGTGATCCAGGCGGGGCCAGAGCGCTACGGCGAGGAGCTGACGGTGCTGCTCGTCGGCGACCTCGTCGAGACCGACCTCTCGGACACGCTCTCGCGGCTGGAGACGTGCACGAGCGCGTCGGTCGCCGACGTCACGCTGACGGCCGCCGACGGGACGGACAACGCGTCGAGCGCCCGACTCCGCCTCGCCACGCAGGCGGGGGAGGCCGAGCACGTCCTCGAGACGGTCCGCGACCTCGCCGACGAGAAGGGCCTGACTGTCATCGAGCCGCTCACGCCCGGGGGTGCCAAATGA
- the rpsJ gene encoding 30S ribosomal protein S10: protein MQQARVRLAGTNPSDLDNICTDVREIANKTGVNLSGPVPLPTKKLQVPTRKSPDGEGTATWEHWEMRVHKRLIDIDADERALRQLMRIQVPNDVSIEIVLED, encoded by the coding sequence ATGCAGCAGGCACGCGTCCGACTCGCGGGGACGAACCCCTCGGACCTCGACAACATCTGCACCGACGTCCGCGAGATCGCGAACAAGACGGGCGTCAACCTCTCGGGGCCGGTCCCGCTCCCCACGAAGAAGCTGCAGGTGCCCACCCGCAAGTCGCCCGACGGTGAGGGTACCGCGACGTGGGAGCACTGGGAGATGCGCGTCCACAAGCGTCTCATCGACATCGACGCCGACGAACGGGCGCTGCGCCAGCTGATGCGCATTCAGGTGCCCAACGACGTCAGCATCGAGATCGTCCTCGAGGACTGA
- a CDS encoding class I SAM-dependent methyltransferase encodes MPTQDRTDPAVRELLLLHVARRTGVLEALTRTTGTVEGVARETGIEGRAARLVVEALAERGFLKRLGGDGEYQPTNRMLGFLAKTDVRSIGRLPHELDALDAWLALPETMRTGERPDRHPDWTRNAMGAAAARGEAAVTAAVTAAVRYHPRAERVLVLADGPGRHAVEFARRGYDVTLLDAHAVIEVNEAALEQEAVSLVAGDPLDGEAYPEADLVFAVGLLSRYGATHLRRTFANARGALTDDGVAVFVGSVRGETPDATLRALHEYALHGEGGAHTADELTGWLAEAGFAPDAIGIPGLDDRAVAGRVVD; translated from the coding sequence ATGCCCACGCAGGACCGAACCGACCCGGCGGTGCGCGAACTCCTCCTGCTCCACGTCGCGCGCCGGACCGGCGTGCTGGAGGCGCTGACGCGGACGACCGGCACCGTCGAGGGCGTCGCGCGCGAGACGGGGATCGAGGGGCGCGCCGCCCGCCTCGTCGTCGAGGCGCTCGCCGAGCGCGGCTTCCTGAAGCGTCTCGGCGGGGACGGGGAGTACCAGCCCACCAACCGGATGCTCGGGTTCCTCGCGAAGACCGACGTGCGCTCGATCGGCCGCCTGCCCCACGAACTCGACGCGCTCGACGCGTGGCTCGCGCTCCCGGAGACGATGCGAACCGGGGAGCGCCCGGACCGTCACCCGGACTGGACGCGCAACGCGATGGGCGCGGCGGCCGCCCGCGGCGAGGCCGCCGTCACCGCCGCCGTCACCGCCGCCGTTCGCTACCACCCGCGCGCGGAGCGCGTCCTCGTCCTCGCCGACGGTCCTGGCCGCCACGCCGTCGAGTTCGCCCGCCGGGGCTACGACGTAACCCTCCTCGACGCGCACGCGGTGATCGAGGTGAACGAGGCCGCGCTGGAACAGGAGGCCGTCTCGCTCGTCGCGGGCGACCCGCTCGACGGCGAGGCGTACCCCGAGGCGGACCTCGTCTTCGCGGTCGGTCTCCTGTCGCGGTACGGCGCGACCCATCTGCGACGGACGTTCGCGAACGCGCGGGGGGCGCTGACCGACGACGGGGTCGCCGTCTTCGTCGGTTCGGTGCGCGGCGAGACGCCCGACGCGACCCTGCGGGCGCTCCACGAGTACGCGCTGCACGGCGAGGGGGGCGCGCACACCGCCGACGAACTGACAGGTTGGCTGGCGGAGGCGGGCTTCGCGCCGGACGCGATCGGGATCCCCGGACTGGACGACCGCGCGGTCGCCGGCCGCGTAGTTGATTAA
- a CDS encoding homoserine dehydrogenase, whose amino-acid sequence MRLSVVGAGAVGRSVAELANEYGHEVVALADSRSAAVADGDALDVAAVLSAKRETGRVGDLAPEAALDADYDVLVEATPTTLGDAEPGYGHVVEALARDRHVVLANKGPVAERYDEVRAHERESAGSVRFEATVGGAIPILSTIADLGPGQVTAARGVLNGTANFILTRMAAEGLDYEHVLAEAQDLGVAEADPSFDVEGTDAALKCVILANVLGDGGHTLDDAEVSGISDIPGEALDLAAEDGRTIRLIGEVAGDRVRVGPRLIPEHGTLAVSGTRNIVQLETNHAGRLNVSGRGAGGPETATAVLSDVGRLPPLE is encoded by the coding sequence ATGAGGCTCTCCGTCGTCGGCGCGGGGGCGGTCGGTCGCTCGGTCGCGGAGCTGGCGAACGAGTACGGTCACGAGGTCGTCGCGCTCGCGGACTCGCGGTCGGCGGCGGTCGCCGACGGGGACGCGCTCGACGTGGCGGCCGTCCTCTCCGCGAAGCGCGAGACGGGCCGGGTCGGCGACCTCGCTCCCGAGGCGGCGCTGGACGCCGACTACGACGTCCTCGTGGAGGCGACGCCGACGACGCTCGGCGACGCGGAACCGGGCTACGGTCACGTCGTCGAGGCGCTCGCGCGCGATCGACACGTCGTCCTCGCCAACAAGGGACCGGTCGCCGAGCGCTACGACGAGGTGCGAGCGCACGAGCGCGAGAGCGCGGGGAGCGTGCGCTTCGAGGCGACCGTCGGTGGGGCGATCCCGATCCTCTCGACCATCGCCGACCTCGGTCCCGGCCAGGTGACGGCCGCGCGTGGCGTGCTCAACGGCACGGCGAACTTCATACTCACCAGGATGGCCGCCGAAGGCCTGGACTACGAGCACGTCCTCGCGGAGGCACAGGACCTGGGCGTCGCGGAGGCCGATCCCTCCTTCGACGTCGAGGGGACGGACGCCGCGCTCAAGTGCGTCATCCTCGCGAACGTGCTGGGCGACGGGGGACACACGCTCGACGACGCCGAGGTCTCGGGCATCAGCGACATCCCCGGCGAGGCGCTCGACCTCGCGGCGGAGGACGGTCGGACGATCCGGCTCATCGGGGAGGTCGCCGGCGACCGCGTCCGGGTCGGCCCGCGGCTCATCCCCGAGCACGGGACGCTCGCCGTCTCCGGCACGCGCAACATAGTACAACTGGAGACGAACCACGCCGGTCGACTGAACGTCAGCGGGCGCGGCGCGGGCGGTCCCGAGACGGCGACGGCGGTGCTCTCGGACGTGGGGCGACTCCCCCCGCTCGAGTGA
- a CDS encoding alpha/beta fold hydrolase: protein MTDETLASEEWWNDYRDVVNADPEMKLHGRDAFDENFLVGIGEEHFLVEMRDGEVREVRTPGLDDAWSFGVVGPREAWEQFVSEVPPPHHNEVFASFYRTAVKGEDGYFDLVGNHKRIFQNFRPFQRALDLMRTAHSGGEPRTEGSTRPAEPAAATIVGRYVTVDLDGVDHRIYYEAAGPEDGIPLLCQHTAGCNNQQWRHVLADEEITEHFRVIAYDLPRHGKSVPPSGESWWADQYDLTAERFADTIVSIADALELDDPVFVGSSMGGTITLELADWYPERFRALVGLEVGLFTPGFYIQWLDHPHVNANDVNSHATWGLMAPQAPEWARRETLYLYEQGANGVLKGDLYYYSVEHDYRESAADIDATQVRMYLMNGEYDYLTNPDDAREAAAAIGEGATAHEMKATGHFPMSERPELFRAYLKPVLDDIRGIRDEPLPEVFAPEDFGVEASE from the coding sequence GTGACAGACGAGACGCTAGCCAGCGAGGAGTGGTGGAACGACTATCGGGACGTCGTCAACGCGGACCCCGAAATGAAACTGCACGGCCGGGACGCGTTCGACGAGAACTTCCTGGTCGGTATCGGCGAGGAACACTTCCTCGTCGAGATGCGCGACGGTGAGGTACGGGAGGTGCGGACGCCGGGGCTGGACGACGCGTGGTCGTTCGGCGTCGTCGGACCGCGCGAGGCGTGGGAGCAGTTCGTCAGCGAGGTGCCGCCGCCGCATCACAACGAGGTGTTCGCCTCCTTCTACCGGACCGCGGTGAAGGGCGAGGACGGGTACTTCGACCTCGTCGGCAACCACAAGCGAATATTCCAGAACTTTCGGCCGTTCCAGCGCGCGCTCGATCTGATGCGGACGGCCCACAGCGGGGGCGAACCGCGGACGGAGGGATCGACTCGCCCCGCCGAACCCGCCGCCGCCACCATCGTGGGGCGGTACGTCACCGTGGATCTCGACGGCGTCGACCACCGCATCTACTACGAGGCGGCCGGCCCGGAGGACGGCATCCCCCTGCTCTGTCAGCACACGGCGGGGTGCAACAACCAGCAGTGGCGGCACGTCCTCGCCGACGAGGAGATCACCGAACACTTCCGGGTGATCGCCTACGACCTGCCGCGACACGGGAAGTCGGTCCCGCCGTCGGGCGAGTCGTGGTGGGCCGACCAGTACGACCTCACCGCCGAACGGTTCGCGGACACCATCGTGTCCATCGCCGACGCACTCGAACTCGACGATCCGGTGTTCGTCGGGTCGAGCATGGGCGGGACGATCACGCTCGAACTCGCCGACTGGTACCCCGAGCGGTTCCGGGCGCTCGTCGGCCTCGAGGTCGGCCTGTTCACGCCCGGGTTCTACATCCAGTGGCTCGATCACCCGCACGTCAACGCGAACGACGTCAACTCACACGCGACTTGGGGGTTGATGGCGCCGCAGGCTCCCGAGTGGGCGCGCCGCGAGACGCTCTACCTGTACGAACAGGGTGCGAACGGCGTCCTCAAGGGCGACCTCTACTACTACTCCGTGGAACACGACTATCGCGAGTCTGCCGCCGACATCGACGCCACGCAGGTCCGGATGTACCTGATGAACGGCGAGTACGACTACCTGACCAACCCCGACGACGCCCGCGAGGCCGCCGCGGCCATCGGCGAAGGGGCGACGGCCCACGAGATGAAGGCCACCGGCCACTTCCCGATGAGCGAGCGCCCGGAACTGTTCCGGGCCTACCTGAAACCCGTGCTCGACGATATCCGCGGCATCAGGGACGAACCGCTCCCCGAGGTCTTCGCGCCCGAGGACTTCGGCGTCGAAGCGAGCGAGTAA
- a CDS encoding pyridoxal-phosphate-dependent aminotransferase family protein: protein MGPGPSDVHPRVLRAMATPLVGYLDPSFVEIMTDVQELLRYVLRTDNEYTLAVSGTGSAAMEAAFANLVEPGETVLVPSNGYFGGRMGEMADRVGGEVVTADAPWGEPLDPGTIESAFDEHQPTVVGVVHGETSTGVRQPEIDEIARIVHEHDAYLVVDTVASLGGVEFRTDEWGADLVYSGSQKCLSAPPGASPLTLSDRAMEKVRNRETQPRSWYLDLEGLWSYWGDDPQYHHTGMTSTVYALREALRLVAEEGIEARWERHRRTAGALKAGVEAMGLELLPADEHWLPSLNAVRIPAAADGDALTSRLLEDDGIEIAGGLGDLADEIVRVGCMGHSARAANVLPTVGALGRALDAQGVDVDVGTGVAATNRELGE from the coding sequence ATGGGCCCCGGACCGAGCGACGTCCACCCCCGCGTCCTCCGGGCGATGGCGACGCCGCTCGTGGGCTACCTCGACCCCTCGTTCGTGGAGATCATGACCGACGTACAGGAACTGCTCCGGTACGTCCTCCGGACGGACAACGAGTACACGCTCGCCGTCTCCGGGACGGGATCGGCCGCGATGGAGGCCGCCTTCGCCAACCTCGTCGAACCGGGCGAGACCGTCCTCGTACCGTCGAACGGCTACTTCGGCGGGCGGATGGGCGAGATGGCCGACCGCGTCGGCGGCGAGGTCGTCACCGCGGACGCTCCCTGGGGCGAGCCGCTCGACCCCGGAACGATCGAGTCCGCGTTCGACGAGCACCAGCCGACGGTCGTCGGCGTGGTCCACGGCGAGACCAGCACCGGCGTCCGCCAACCGGAGATCGACGAGATCGCGCGGATCGTCCACGAACACGATGCCTACCTCGTGGTGGACACCGTCGCCTCCCTCGGCGGCGTGGAGTTCCGCACCGACGAGTGGGGCGCGGACCTCGTCTACTCCGGCTCGCAGAAGTGCCTCTCGGCACCGCCGGGCGCGAGCCCGCTCACCCTCTCCGACCGGGCGATGGAGAAGGTGCGGAACCGCGAGACGCAACCCCGATCGTGGTACCTCGATCTCGAGGGGCTCTGGAGCTACTGGGGCGACGACCCGCAGTACCACCACACTGGGATGACCTCGACGGTGTACGCCCTCCGCGAGGCGCTGCGGCTGGTCGCAGAGGAGGGGATCGAGGCGCGCTGGGAGCGCCACCGGCGGACGGCCGGCGCGCTCAAGGCCGGGGTCGAGGCGATGGGCCTCGAACTCCTCCCCGCAGACGAACACTGGCTGCCCAGCCTGAACGCCGTCCGCATCCCCGCCGCGGCGGACGGCGACGCCCTCACGAGCCGCCTCCTCGAGGACGACGGCATCGAGATCGCGGGCGGCCTCGGCGACCTCGCGGACGAGATCGTCCGCGTCGGCTGCATGGGCCACTCCGCGCGCGCGGCCAACGTCCTCCCGACGGTCGGGGCGCTCGGCCGAGCGCTCGACGCGCAGGGCGTCGACGTGGACGTCGGAACCGGCGTCGCCGCGACGAACCGCGAACTCGGCGAGTAG
- a CDS encoding protein-L-isoaspartate O-methyltransferase family protein yields the protein MDRTVLRDDMVDGLEYEAKGCVRSDAISLAMRTVPRHEFVDDEASAYADRTLERFGTRVLSPSTAARLLEALAPEPGDSALVVGVGVGYTAAVVAEIAGQETVQGVDIARRLVYEARDNLDRAGYGGVLVDRRDGTDGLPEYAPYDRILLEAAAVDPPRALVRQLAPDGRLVMPLGATEQSLVAVDDSGRVTDRFGPVAFAPMLVEGEQADAVERNRTVREDREFARRNTHGRRGWEQDWIDWDAY from the coding sequence ATGGATCGGACGGTGCTGCGGGACGACATGGTCGACGGCCTCGAGTACGAGGCCAAGGGCTGCGTCCGGAGCGACGCGATCAGCCTCGCCATGCGCACCGTCCCCCGCCACGAGTTCGTCGACGACGAGGCGAGCGCGTACGCCGACCGCACGCTCGAACGGTTCGGCACGCGCGTCCTCTCGCCGAGCACCGCCGCGCGCCTCCTCGAAGCCCTCGCGCCCGAGCCGGGCGACTCGGCGCTCGTCGTCGGCGTCGGCGTCGGCTACACGGCGGCCGTCGTCGCCGAGATCGCCGGGCAAGAGACCGTCCAGGGCGTGGACATCGCCCGCCGACTCGTCTACGAGGCGCGGGACAACCTCGACCGGGCGGGCTACGGCGGCGTCCTCGTCGACCGCCGCGACGGGACCGACGGCCTGCCCGAGTACGCGCCCTACGACCGCATCCTCCTCGAGGCGGCCGCCGTCGACCCGCCGCGCGCGCTCGTCCGCCAGCTCGCGCCCGACGGCCGCCTCGTGATGCCGCTGGGCGCGACCGAGCAGTCGCTCGTCGCGGTCGATGACTCGGGGCGGGTCACCGACCGCTTCGGCCCCGTCGCGTTCGCGCCCATGCTCGTCGAGGGCGAGCAGGCCGACGCGGTCGAGCGCAACCGCACCGTCCGCGAGGACCGCGAGTTCGCCCGGCGAAACACCCACGGACGGCGCGGCTGGGAGCAGGACTGGATCGACTGGGACGCGTACTGA